From the genome of Nitrobacter sp. NHB1, one region includes:
- the istB gene encoding IS21-like element helper ATPase IstB: MLTHPTHERLITLGLTGMAKAMEEQRRSPDLNALSFEERVGLLVDREAAERDTKRLTTRLKFAALRQNACVEDIDLRTPRGIDRAVFAKLIAGDWIARHQNLLITGATGLGKSWIACALGHKACRDNRSVQYHRVPRLFEALALARGDGRYGRLLKTISRVQLLVLDDWGLSVLNPSERRDLLEILDDRHGRASTVVTSQVPVDQWHAVIGDPTLGDAILDRLVHNAHRLQLSGESMRKQNARNRTLDEAANP, from the coding sequence ATGCTGACACATCCTACCCACGAACGGCTGATCACGCTCGGCTTGACCGGCATGGCCAAGGCCATGGAGGAACAACGACGATCACCCGATCTCAACGCGCTGTCGTTCGAGGAGCGCGTCGGCTTGCTGGTTGATCGCGAGGCCGCAGAGCGCGACACCAAACGTCTCACCACCCGCCTCAAATTCGCAGCCCTTCGGCAAAACGCATGCGTGGAAGATATCGACCTGCGCACGCCGCGCGGCATCGATCGCGCTGTGTTCGCCAAATTGATCGCCGGCGATTGGATCGCCCGTCATCAGAACCTGCTGATCACCGGGGCAACCGGGCTCGGCAAAAGTTGGATTGCCTGTGCACTTGGCCACAAGGCCTGTCGCGACAATCGATCGGTCCAATACCATCGCGTGCCCCGCCTGTTCGAGGCGCTCGCGCTGGCCCGCGGCGACGGCCGCTATGGCCGCCTGCTCAAAACCATCAGCCGCGTGCAGCTGCTGGTACTCGACGATTGGGGCCTGTCGGTGCTCAACCCGTCAGAGCGACGCGACCTTCTCGAGATCCTCGATGATCGCCACGGTCGCGCCTCCACCGTCGTCACCAGCCAGGTCCCGGTCGATCAATGGCACGCCGTCATCGGCGACCCAACATTGGGCGACGCCATCCTGGACCGCCTCGTTCACAACGCCCACCGCCTCCAACTCAGCGGAGAAAGCATGCGAAAACAGAACGCGCGAAACAGAACGCTTGACGAAGCCGCGAACCCCTGA
- the istA gene encoding IS21 family transposase yields MPTERLSMRRIREVLRLRHQGLTERVIARTLGVSNGVVHGYVRRARLAGLAWPLPEGMDDDGLELLLFPAPASASQSDRRPIPDWAFVEKELRRRSVTRLLLWEEYRAANPDGFGYTWFCTTFEAWKNRVRPSMRQTHIGGEKVFVDFAGDTIDVVDPITGEAHAMKLFVAAMGASNYTYAEACPSESLSDWIGVHTNLFRYLGGVPKFVVCDNLKAAVTNPDRYDPGINRTYAEMAGHYGTAILAARPRRPKDKAKVEVAVQIAQRWILARLRNQRFFSLAELNAAIRTLVVELNARQMRGFGTSRAELFAEVDRPKLGELPEQPYVFARWKRCRVAPDYHVEVDGHWYSTPYRLIRELVDVRITDKTVEIFHKGQRIASHPRAPNRRGHTTIADHMPSAHRRYGKWTPGGLIAAGEKIGPSTAAFFQAVIAARPHPEQGFRTCLGILALTRSYDDARIDAACRRGILIKAHSVASIRSILKNGLDRAFLDEATDDHPLRHGNIRGQDYFH; encoded by the coding sequence ATGCCTACCGAGAGATTGTCGATGCGCCGGATCAGAGAAGTTTTACGTTTGAGGCACCAAGGGTTGACCGAGCGGGTCATCGCGCGGACCTTGGGGGTGAGTAATGGCGTGGTCCATGGCTACGTGCGGCGAGCGCGCCTGGCGGGGCTCGCCTGGCCACTTCCGGAAGGAATGGACGACGATGGCTTGGAACTGTTGCTATTCCCGGCACCGGCGTCAGCGTCGCAAAGCGACCGGCGCCCGATACCGGACTGGGCTTTTGTCGAGAAGGAGCTTCGCCGCCGCAGCGTGACGCGCCTGCTGCTCTGGGAAGAGTATCGCGCCGCCAATCCGGACGGCTTTGGCTACACCTGGTTTTGCACGACCTTCGAGGCCTGGAAGAACCGCGTGCGCCCGTCGATGCGCCAGACCCACATCGGCGGGGAGAAGGTGTTCGTTGATTTTGCCGGCGACACCATCGACGTCGTCGATCCGATCACCGGCGAAGCGCACGCCATGAAGCTGTTCGTCGCGGCGATGGGAGCCTCGAACTACACCTACGCCGAGGCTTGCCCAAGCGAGAGCCTGTCCGACTGGATCGGCGTGCATACCAACCTGTTCAGGTATCTCGGCGGCGTGCCGAAGTTCGTGGTCTGCGATAATCTCAAGGCCGCCGTGACCAACCCCGATCGCTACGATCCCGGGATCAACCGAACCTATGCCGAGATGGCCGGTCATTACGGCACCGCGATCCTTGCGGCGAGGCCGAGACGACCGAAGGACAAGGCCAAGGTCGAGGTCGCCGTCCAGATCGCACAGCGCTGGATTTTGGCGCGCCTGCGCAATCAACGGTTCTTTTCCCTGGCAGAGCTGAATGCTGCGATTCGTACCCTGGTTGTCGAGCTCAACGCCCGGCAGATGCGCGGATTCGGCACCAGCCGTGCCGAACTGTTTGCCGAGGTCGACCGTCCCAAGCTGGGGGAGTTGCCGGAGCAGCCCTATGTCTTTGCGCGCTGGAAGCGTTGCCGCGTCGCCCCCGATTATCACGTCGAGGTCGATGGCCATTGGTATTCCACGCCGTATCGCCTGATCCGTGAACTCGTCGATGTTCGCATCACCGACAAGACGGTCGAGATCTTCCACAAGGGCCAGAGGATTGCCAGCCACCCGCGTGCGCCGAACCGGCGCGGCCACACCACAATTGCCGACCACATGCCGAGCGCGCATCGCCGCTACGGCAAGTGGACGCCGGGAGGGCTGATCGCCGCCGGCGAGAAGATCGGCCCATCGACCGCGGCGTTTTTCCAGGCCGTCATCGCGGCCCGGCCGCATCCAGAACAAGGCTTTCGCACCTGCCTCGGCATCCTGGCGCTGACCAGGAGCTACGACGATGCCCGCATCGACGCCGCCTGCCGGCGCGGCATCCTGATCAAGGCGCATTCCGTCGCCTCGATCCGTTCGATCCTCAAGAACGGACTGGATCGCGCATTCCTCGACGAGGCAACCGACGACCACCCCCTGCGCCACGGCAACATCCGCGGTCAGGACTATTTCCACTGA
- a CDS encoding VIT1/CCC1 transporter family protein translates to MHPLHREAHLIERIGWLRAAVLGANDGIISTASLVVGVAAAASSHSEVLVAGAAGLVAGAASMAAGEYVSVSSQADTEAADLARERRELAEQPAAELDELTHIYIERGVEPSLACQVAEQLMARDAFAAHARDELGLSAHIVARPVQAALTSAATFSMGAALPLLIAVFSSLVQIPWVVSGGSLVTLAILGAIGAQTGGAGIFKPTLRVTFWGAVAMSTTAAIGRLVGHAV, encoded by the coding sequence ATGCATCCCCTTCACCGTGAGGCGCACCTCATTGAGCGTATCGGCTGGCTGCGCGCCGCGGTTCTGGGCGCGAATGATGGAATTATCTCTACGGCGAGCCTTGTTGTCGGCGTTGCCGCAGCGGCAAGTTCGCATAGTGAGGTGCTAGTTGCCGGCGCTGCCGGCCTCGTCGCCGGCGCTGCTTCGATGGCCGCTGGAGAGTATGTCTCCGTGAGCTCGCAGGCCGATACAGAGGCCGCCGATCTAGCGCGAGAACGACGCGAGCTTGCGGAGCAGCCGGCAGCAGAACTCGATGAGCTAACGCACATTTATATCGAGCGCGGGGTCGAACCCTCGCTGGCCTGCCAAGTCGCAGAGCAGCTGATGGCAAGGGATGCATTTGCGGCGCACGCTCGGGATGAATTGGGTCTGTCGGCACACATCGTCGCTCGTCCGGTTCAAGCTGCTTTGACCTCGGCGGCGACTTTTTCAATGGGTGCTGCATTGCCGCTGTTGATCGCAGTGTTTTCGTCGTTGGTGCAAATCCCGTGGGTGGTGTCGGGAGGTTCACTCGTTACGCTCGCGATTTTAGGGGCTATTGGAGCTCAGACGGGTGGAGCTGGCATCTTCAAGCCGACGCTGCGAGTCACCTTTTGGGGCGCCGTCGCCATGAGCACGACCGCTGCTATCGGTCGCCTTGTAGGTCATGCTGTTTAG
- a CDS encoding ArsR/SmtB family transcription factor: MHLTFKEHKFNNMNVADMMPAAESAAVLMRSLSHPQRLLVLCALVDGERSVAELRQELGIEQVPMSQQLMRLRSDGLVEARREGTTVYYSITRPEVLTVVDALHSAFCAPAGGSRGGQSKR; the protein is encoded by the coding sequence TTGCATCTAACATTCAAGGAACATAAATTCAATAACATGAATGTAGCGGACATGATGCCGGCGGCGGAATCGGCAGCGGTGCTGATGCGAAGCCTGTCCCATCCACAGCGCCTGCTGGTGCTCTGCGCCCTGGTGGATGGTGAGAGGTCAGTGGCCGAACTGCGTCAGGAGCTCGGGATCGAGCAGGTGCCAATGTCGCAGCAACTCATGCGGCTTAGATCGGACGGACTCGTCGAAGCCCGCCGCGAGGGGACGACGGTCTACTATTCCATCACACGGCCGGAGGTTTTGACCGTTGTGGATGCGTTGCATTCAGCCTTCTGCGCACCAGCCGGGGGCTCGCGCGGCGGCCAATCGAAGAGATGA
- a CDS encoding NAD(P)/FAD-dependent oxidoreductase, which translates to MSHVVVLGAGLGGTIMAYEMKTKLRRDDRLTVVNLGSTYSFVPSNPWVAVGWRQPADIEVDLAPVLKQRGIELRPEGAKRVEPSENQIQLNDGTSIHYDYLIIATGPDLAFDEVPGLGPKAHTQSVCQTDHALQAKTAFDKLVKTPGPVVIGAVQGASCYGPAYEFAFILDTALRKARVRDRVPMTFVTPEPYIGHLGLDGVGDTKGLIESAMRDRHIKWITNARTKKAEADKLIVEEVNDDGSVKATHELPFVFSMLLPAFRGVSAVHGIEGLTNPRGFIVIDKHQRNPAFPNIFGVGVCVAIPPVGKTPLAVGVPKTGFMIESMVTATAENIASLLKGEQPKAIATWNAVCLADFGDDGIAFVAQPQIPPRNVNWSSQGKWVHAAKIGFEKYFLRKIRQGKAETFYENLVLDILGIKKLKEIHVETAE; encoded by the coding sequence ATGTCTCACGTTGTCGTTCTCGGTGCGGGCCTCGGTGGAACTATCATGGCCTATGAGATGAAGACCAAGCTGCGGCGCGATGATCGTCTCACCGTCGTCAATCTCGGGTCGACTTATTCGTTTGTGCCTTCGAATCCTTGGGTTGCAGTCGGCTGGAGACAGCCGGCAGATATTGAAGTCGACCTTGCCCCGGTGCTGAAACAGAGAGGCATCGAATTGCGGCCGGAGGGAGCCAAACGCGTCGAGCCGAGCGAAAATCAGATTCAACTCAACGACGGCACATCTATCCATTACGACTACTTGATCATTGCCACCGGGCCGGACCTTGCCTTCGATGAGGTGCCGGGACTCGGCCCGAAAGCCCATACCCAGTCCGTCTGTCAGACTGACCATGCTCTCCAGGCCAAAACCGCGTTCGACAAACTCGTCAAGACGCCGGGACCGGTGGTGATCGGCGCCGTGCAAGGCGCATCTTGCTACGGCCCGGCCTACGAATTCGCCTTCATCCTTGACACTGCCTTGCGCAAAGCGCGCGTCCGCGATCGCGTACCGATGACCTTCGTGACGCCGGAACCCTATATCGGTCATCTTGGGCTCGACGGTGTCGGCGATACCAAGGGGCTGATCGAAAGCGCGATGCGCGACCGCCACATCAAGTGGATCACCAATGCGCGCACGAAAAAAGCCGAGGCCGACAAACTCATCGTCGAGGAAGTCAACGACGACGGCTCGGTCAAGGCGACGCACGAACTGCCGTTCGTCTTCTCCATGCTGCTGCCGGCTTTCCGAGGCGTTTCGGCCGTTCATGGCATCGAGGGTCTGACCAACCCGCGCGGCTTTATCGTGATCGATAAGCACCAGCGCAACCCGGCCTTCCCGAATATTTTCGGGGTCGGCGTTTGTGTCGCCATTCCGCCGGTCGGCAAGACGCCGCTTGCGGTGGGCGTGCCGAAGACCGGTTTCATGATCGAATCCATGGTCACCGCCACGGCGGAGAACATTGCTTCGCTCCTCAAAGGCGAGCAGCCGAAGGCGATCGCAACCTGGAACGCGGTCTGCCTCGCCGACTTCGGCGATGATGGCATCGCTTTCGTTGCACAGCCACAAATCCCACCGCGCAACGTCAACTGGTCGTCGCAGGGCAAATGGGTCCACGCAGCCAAGATCGGCTTTGAGAAGTACTTCCTGCGCAAGATCCGGCAGGGCAAGGCCGAGACCTTCTACGAAAACCTCGTCCTCGACATTCTTGGGATTAAGAAACTGAAGGAAATTCACGTGGAAACGGCCGAATAG
- a CDS encoding YgaP family membrane protein has translation MTIDRAVMMFAGFMVLVSLGLGLYVSPWWYLLTAFVGLNLIQASMTGFCPAAMVFRRLGCPAGVAFK, from the coding sequence ATGACAATCGATCGCGCCGTGATGATGTTTGCCGGCTTCATGGTTCTCGTGTCGCTAGGGCTCGGCCTCTACGTGTCGCCCTGGTGGTACCTGCTCACGGCCTTCGTCGGGCTGAATCTGATCCAGGCGTCGATGACAGGATTCTGCCCGGCGGCCATGGTCTTCAGGAGGCTCGGCTGTCCCGCAGGCGTCGCGTTCAAATAA
- a CDS encoding efflux RND transporter periplasmic adaptor subunit — MYRPILCFLTAILAGGAIIGATATEAGEFVVKATTIPEMKAVFGQVESRIVVPARARIGGSVRELRISQGDEVKEGQAIAVIVDDKLALQLNAADAKVEALNSQLANTRVQLERAQQLRASGAGTQVNLDQAKMQFEVATNQVAAAKAEKTVIEQSAREGTVFAPATGRVLTVPVTLGSVILPGEDIARIAPGPYYLRLSLPERHAGEIVQGSDVLVGARGLSTAPDGLPAAHRGRIVKVYPEIVNGRVIADVEVEGIGDYFVNERTLVSIPVGKRRVVAVPPQAIRTMHGIDYVRLVTPTGGMDVAVILGEAVEEDGQRRTEILTGLHDGDRIVLP, encoded by the coding sequence ATGTATCGACCGATCTTGTGCTTCCTGACAGCCATTCTCGCCGGTGGCGCAATCATCGGCGCGACGGCGACTGAGGCCGGCGAATTCGTCGTCAAGGCCACGACGATTCCCGAGATGAAGGCCGTGTTCGGCCAGGTCGAAAGTCGTATCGTGGTGCCGGCGCGCGCGCGCATCGGCGGCTCGGTTCGGGAGCTCCGCATCAGCCAGGGCGACGAGGTCAAAGAAGGGCAGGCAATCGCCGTCATTGTCGACGACAAGCTCGCGCTCCAGCTCAACGCTGCCGATGCCAAGGTCGAGGCGCTCAACTCGCAGCTCGCCAATACACGCGTCCAGCTTGAAAGGGCGCAGCAGCTCCGGGCGAGCGGAGCAGGCACGCAGGTCAACCTTGATCAGGCCAAGATGCAGTTCGAGGTCGCAACCAACCAGGTCGCGGCGGCCAAGGCGGAGAAGACCGTCATCGAGCAGAGCGCGCGCGAGGGCACCGTCTTCGCGCCGGCAACGGGCCGGGTGCTCACCGTCCCCGTCACGCTCGGTTCGGTTATCCTGCCCGGCGAGGACATCGCCCGCATCGCGCCGGGGCCGTATTATCTGCGGCTATCGTTGCCGGAACGCCACGCCGGAGAAATCGTTCAGGGCTCTGACGTGCTGGTCGGCGCTCGTGGACTCTCGACTGCGCCAGACGGGCTTCCCGCCGCGCACCGCGGCCGCATCGTCAAGGTCTATCCGGAGATCGTCAATGGGCGCGTGATCGCGGATGTCGAGGTCGAAGGGATCGGCGATTACTTCGTCAACGAGCGCACGCTGGTGTCGATCCCGGTCGGCAAGCGCAGGGTGGTCGCCGTCCCGCCTCAGGCGATCCGGACGATGCATGGCATCGACTACGTGCGCCTTGTCACGCCCACCGGAGGAATGGACGTCGCCGTCATTCTCGGCGAGGCCGTCGAAGAGGACGGCCAAAGGCGCACAGAGATTCTCACGGGCCTGCACGACGGCGACCGGATCGTGCTGCCATGA
- a CDS encoding efflux RND transporter permease subunit, producing MKLGLAGNLTRAFIASPLTPLFLLASLALGLVALISLPREEEPQISVPMVDIHVAANGLKAEDAVKLVTEPLETIVKSIDGVEHLYSQTQDDGTVVTARFKVGTNSDAAILRVHEKVRANMNRIPVGIPEPLIVGRGIDDVAIVVVTLRPTTAAASRWTANGLTRLARELQVEVSKLPDVGLTYIVGEQPEQFRVEPDPEKLSLYGITLQQLAAKIEGANRSFRIGTVREDTQQRAIVAGQTLQALPEIGNILLTARDGRPVYVRDVANVVLATSPAENRVTDIRKTTDAGLEGAPAVSLAIAKRPGTNAVVIADEIVRQLEQARGQIFPADVEMTVTRNYGETANEKANELLFHLGLATVSIVVLVAVAIGWREALVVAVVIPTTILLTLFASWIMGYTLNRVSLFALIFSIGILVDDAIVVIENIARHWAMRDGRSRAQAAIDAVAEVGNPTVVATLTVVAALLPMLFVSGMMGPYMSPIPANASAAMLFSFFVAVILTPWLMMKFGGGHAGGGHEDAGGGRLGRIYVAVARPILAARWRSWTFLLVVGFATLASLGLIYTRHVTVKLLPFDNKANLQVVLDLPKGSSIEDTDRTLQAMVDRLASVPEIVSFQTYAGTAAPFDFNGLVRHYYLRSGPEQGDIAVNLLAKGDRARASHAIALELRQRLSGLDLPKNTVVKVVEPPPGPPVLGTLLAEIYGPDPDTRRAVAAKVRAAFKSVPFIVDVDDSYHNQAERVRVAINQDNLEYYKVEQSDVYDTLRDLYGGTTVGYSQRGGGRYPIAIRLALPKANAVMDARALTTPVPANALPGGRGVVELGDVVSVSHEPASYPIFRHNGRPAEMVLAELAGAYEAPIYGMLAVRDAIDRIDWGSLPKPVIALHGQPDNETYPTLLWDGEWEVTWVTFRDMGAAFMVAILGIYILVVAQFGSFKLPLVILTPIPLTFIGIMLGHWLFNAPFTATSMIGFIALAGIIVRNSILLVDFIRHARRPDRPLTDVLLEAGAIRFKPILLTAIAAMIGAAVILADPIFQGLAISLLFGLASSTALTVLVIPAIYVVLRGDRQPGQGRQTPTPAELPAQHQPET from the coding sequence ATGAAGCTTGGACTCGCCGGCAATCTCACCCGCGCCTTCATCGCTTCTCCGTTGACGCCGCTGTTCCTGCTCGCATCCCTTGCGCTCGGGCTTGTGGCGCTGATCTCGCTGCCGCGCGAGGAAGAGCCGCAGATATCCGTACCTATGGTCGATATCCATGTCGCCGCCAACGGGCTGAAGGCCGAGGACGCCGTGAAGCTCGTCACCGAGCCGCTGGAAACGATCGTCAAGAGCATTGATGGGGTGGAGCACCTCTACTCGCAGACCCAAGACGACGGCACCGTGGTGACGGCGCGGTTCAAGGTCGGCACCAATTCGGACGCCGCCATTCTTCGCGTGCACGAGAAGGTCCGGGCCAACATGAACCGGATCCCGGTCGGGATTCCGGAGCCGCTCATCGTCGGCCGCGGCATCGACGACGTGGCGATCGTGGTCGTCACGCTGCGTCCGACGACGGCGGCAGCGTCCCGATGGACTGCGAACGGGCTGACGCGGCTCGCCCGCGAGCTGCAGGTCGAGGTGTCCAAGCTGCCCGACGTCGGCCTCACCTACATCGTCGGCGAGCAGCCGGAGCAGTTTCGCGTCGAACCCGATCCGGAAAAGCTCTCGCTCTACGGCATCACCCTTCAGCAGCTTGCCGCCAAGATCGAAGGCGCCAACCGTTCGTTCCGCATCGGCACGGTGAGGGAGGACACGCAGCAGCGCGCGATCGTCGCCGGGCAAACCCTGCAGGCGTTGCCCGAGATCGGCAACATCCTGCTCACCGCGCGCGACGGCCGTCCGGTCTATGTCCGCGACGTCGCCAATGTCGTGCTTGCGACCTCGCCGGCCGAAAACCGCGTCACTGACATCCGCAAAACGACGGATGCCGGCCTTGAAGGCGCGCCCGCCGTTTCGCTCGCCATCGCCAAGCGTCCCGGCACCAATGCGGTGGTGATTGCCGACGAGATCGTGCGGCAGCTGGAGCAGGCGCGCGGCCAGATCTTTCCGGCGGATGTCGAGATGACGGTCACGCGCAACTACGGCGAAACGGCGAACGAGAAGGCTAACGAACTTCTGTTCCATCTCGGCCTCGCCACTGTATCGATCGTTGTGCTGGTCGCCGTCGCCATCGGCTGGCGGGAAGCGCTCGTGGTCGCGGTGGTGATCCCGACCACGATCCTGCTCACGCTGTTCGCCTCCTGGATCATGGGCTACACGCTCAACCGCGTCAGCCTGTTCGCTCTGATCTTCTCCATCGGCATTCTGGTGGACGACGCCATCGTGGTGATCGAGAACATCGCCCGCCACTGGGCGATGCGCGACGGCCGCTCGCGCGCGCAGGCCGCGATCGACGCGGTCGCCGAGGTCGGCAATCCGACCGTCGTCGCGACGCTGACGGTGGTGGCGGCGCTGCTGCCGATGCTGTTCGTGTCCGGCATGATGGGGCCCTATATGAGCCCGATTCCGGCCAATGCCTCGGCGGCGATGCTGTTCTCCTTCTTCGTCGCCGTTATCCTGACGCCATGGCTGATGATGAAGTTCGGCGGTGGCCATGCGGGCGGCGGTCACGAGGATGCGGGCGGCGGCCGTCTCGGCCGGATTTACGTTGCGGTCGCAAGGCCCATCCTTGCTGCCCGCTGGCGGTCCTGGACTTTTCTTCTGGTCGTCGGCTTTGCCACGCTGGCCTCGCTCGGACTGATCTACACCAGGCATGTCACGGTGAAACTCCTGCCCTTCGACAACAAAGCCAATCTCCAGGTCGTGCTCGACCTGCCGAAGGGCTCGTCTATCGAGGACACCGACCGGACGCTGCAGGCGATGGTCGATCGCCTGGCATCCGTGCCAGAAATCGTGTCGTTCCAGACCTACGCCGGCACGGCTGCGCCGTTCGATTTCAACGGGCTGGTGCGGCACTATTATCTCCGCTCCGGTCCCGAGCAAGGCGATATCGCCGTGAACCTGCTCGCGAAAGGCGACCGCGCGCGCGCCAGCCACGCCATCGCGCTTGAACTCAGGCAGCGCCTGAGCGGTCTCGACCTGCCGAAGAACACCGTCGTGAAGGTGGTCGAGCCGCCTCCGGGGCCGCCGGTGCTCGGCACGCTGCTCGCGGAGATCTACGGTCCCGATCCGGACACCCGGCGCGCGGTGGCCGCCAAAGTGCGCGCGGCGTTCAAGAGCGTGCCGTTCATCGTCGATGTCGACGACAGCTATCACAACCAGGCTGAGCGCGTGCGCGTCGCGATCAATCAGGACAATCTCGAATATTACAAGGTCGAGCAATCGGACGTTTACGACACCCTGCGCGATCTCTATGGCGGCACCACGGTGGGCTATTCCCAGCGCGGCGGAGGGCGCTATCCGATCGCCATCCGCCTCGCGCTGCCCAAGGCGAACGCGGTGATGGATGCGCGCGCGCTGACGACGCCGGTGCCCGCCAACGCGCTACCCGGCGGCCGCGGGGTGGTCGAACTCGGCGATGTTGTTAGTGTCTCCCATGAGCCGGCGTCCTATCCAATCTTCCGGCACAATGGCCGCCCCGCCGAAATGGTGCTGGCGGAACTCGCCGGCGCCTACGAAGCACCGATCTACGGCATGCTCGCGGTGCGCGACGCGATCGATCGGATCGACTGGGGCAGCCTGCCAAAGCCCGTGATCGCACTGCACGGTCAACCGGACAACGAAACGTACCCGACCCTGCTTTGGGACGGCGAATGGGAGGTGACCTGGGTGACCTTCCGCGATATGGGCGCAGCTTTCATGGTGGCGATCCTCGGCATCTACATTCTGGTGGTTGCGCAGTTTGGCTCGTTCAAGCTGCCGCTCGTCATCCTGACGCCGATCCCGCTCACCTTCATTGGTATCATGCTTGGCCACTGGCTGTTCAATGCGCCCTTCACGGCGACCTCCATGATCGGCTTCATCGCGCTCGCCGGCATTATCGTGCGCAACTCGATCCTGCTGGTGGATTTCATCCGCCATGCGCGCCGGCCCGACCGGCCGTTGACCGACGTGCTGCTGGAAGCGGGCGCAATCCGCTTCAAGCCGATCCTCTTGACCGCGATCGCCGCCATGATCGGCGCAGCCGTCATCCTCGCCGACCCGATCTTCCAGGGGCTCGCGATTTCGCTCCTGTTCGGTCTGGCATCATCGACGGCGCTGACCGTGCTCGTCATCCCCGCAATTTATGTCGTGCTGAGAGGAGACCGGCAGCCGGGTCAGGGCCGGCAAACACCAACGCCTGCTGAGTTGCCGGCTCAGCATCAACCTGAAACATAG
- a CDS encoding DUF302 domain-containing protein yields MSYYFAKTLHCSFDEAMQRATDALKQAGFGIITEIDVKETLKKKLDVNFRNYHILGACNPAMAREALEIEDKIGTMLPCNVIVQDIGRGDIEVAAIDPVASMVAVDNPTLKVPAGKVRDMLKAVVDIL; encoded by the coding sequence ATGAGTTACTATTTTGCGAAAACACTTCATTGTTCTTTCGACGAGGCCATGCAACGGGCGACGGACGCGCTCAAGCAAGCTGGCTTCGGTATCATCACCGAAATCGACGTGAAGGAGACGCTAAAGAAGAAGCTCGACGTGAATTTCCGCAACTATCATATCCTCGGTGCTTGCAATCCAGCTATGGCGCGCGAGGCTTTGGAGATTGAGGATAAGATTGGCACGATGCTGCCTTGTAACGTCATCGTTCAGGATATCGGCCGCGGTGATATTGAAGTCGCCGCCATCGATCCTGTCGCATCAATGGTTGCGGTCGACAATCCCACGCTGAAGGTACCAGCCGGAAAGGTGCGCGATATGCTGAAAGCGGTCGTCGATATTCTGTAG
- a CDS encoding ArsR/SmtB family transcription factor: protein MRLTLRSAASGARELLKVLSTRLILFQLVNGEKSVGQFADFFGIRDSTASQHLAYYAGFLQGVLRWIKTDGQPQI, encoded by the coding sequence TTGCGCTTGACTCTGCGCAGCGCCGCGAGCGGCGCCAGAGAATTGCTAAAGGTGCTATCAACCCGCCTGATCCTCTTCCAACTTGTCAACGGAGAGAAATCGGTTGGTCAGTTCGCCGACTTCTTTGGTATTCGCGATTCGACGGCGTCCCAGCATCTTGCGTATTATGCAGGTTTTTTACAGGGCGTATTGCGCTGGATCAAAACTGATGGACAGCCGCAAATATGA